The genomic interval AAACATAGTGATTTCCTTTGCTGAGGTTGAATGAGTTCGGGGAGTAAAAACAGCTGCGCTGCGATTCTCAAGGGGAGCAGGGCTCCTCGGTCAATGTTTCACGTGAAACATTGACCTTAAAGAGCGACTAGGAGCTGAGGGAGAAAGTGCTCTTGGCTGGCTCTACAGTTTCGGTGTTAAACCAATTCTGGAAGTGCTGCTGGAACTGCTCCTGAATCTGGACACCCCACTGTGCGCCCTGGAAGTTCTGTGCAATGTCGGTGAACTGCTGGAACTGATCAAACATAGTGATCTCCTTAAAGTGATTGTTGTAAAGAAGCAAGAACGTCTGTTGTAAAAGGTTTAAAAAAGCTTAAGGTATCGCTAGACTTGCCACGATGAGGCTTTACCTCCA from Corynebacterium glutamicum ATCC 13032 carries:
- the grtB gene encoding type I toxin-antitoxin system antitoxin GrtB codes for the protein MFDQFQQFTDIAQNFQGAQWGVQIQEQFQQHFQNWFNTETVEPAKSTFSLSS